A DNA window from Ornithodoros turicata isolate Travis chromosome 10, ASM3712646v1, whole genome shotgun sequence contains the following coding sequences:
- the LOC135370017 gene encoding eIF-2-alpha kinase GCN2-like, with product MEQQAEQRQEEVRESELGSPSQGESCNNHGPHETLAFEGRSGKTLLVSRGACIGHSSRGCVVFAGIDLDSGTRVSVVEWTRMTAEDVAPIERELQSTLLELRHPALLHYLGSLFVPERGAFYLLQEFARGSSLRSYVSRAINIDVAQLRSYLQGILQTLAYLHEHSVAHQDLRDSDVFIDGDVVRVANYSLPYKLAALCHGVRAKKIKGDVYQLGLLAHTLVKGQKEGTDNIIPSDDHFQDFLRRCSYEQEEDRWSCDQLLPHPFIIGETSISPAISDVVDFGPAFLLSHTALTCSRLQADFDVLGELGRGGFGRVFKVRSKLDRRTYALKRVKFNARRSRFDKVITREVKILSRLDHPNIVRYYDSWTEVTTKAPDQGSPSVSSDSTGTSESEHCSGSTPPSGSNDDEVVFEASKNKDVSEDETPVTACTNMCMFILQEYCEYGTLRNAIDNNLYKDPKRATRYSHEILAGLDHIHGLGIIHRDVKPDNVLITMNDTVKIADFGLAVLASAPGGAVPDQRFSDMSIASRLTGGVGTPPYRAPELEQTGVVHYTKDVDMYSFGVTMVEMFSPPMLTAMERQQVLGRVRNKLVRLPAGNTLTPYQQAYALFLLLHNPAIRPSPVFLSHEDPNRTTHREHIQFNKFACAVYKLCSLKMLLLAVLVSICCWIQLHRKPQVSQYSFDWIVYFASWILFLACWCWIGVQSSVIYMQGRIIGWQSCIIDLQSCFSYLQGCFSDLQGCFSDLQGCFSDLQGCFSDLQGCSSDPQGCFSDLEGCFIDLQSCFSCVQGCFSDLRGCSSDLQGYFIDLQGYFICLQGCLSDLQRRFSDLQGCLSDQQGCVSDLRGCFSDLQDCFTNLHACFRLLQSCFITLQGFFSDRKALSAICAAVLLIREVVSSIRKNVLLIRKDVSVIREAVSLICKGNRATEFYTNKYT from the coding sequence ATGGAACAACAGGCGGAACAACGACAGGAAGAGGTTCGAGAGTCCGAACTGGGGTCGCCTTCGCAAGGTGAGAGCTGCAACAACCACGGGCCACACGAGACACTCGCATTTGAAGGCAGGTCTGGAAAAACGCTCCTTGTGTCCCGGGGCGCCTGCATCGGTCACAGTTCCAGAGGATGCGTCGTATTTGCCGGCATTGATCTGGATTCGGGAACTCGCGTGTCTGTTGTAGAGTGGACCCGCATGACTGCTGAGGATGTTGCTCCCATAGAACGCGAGCTTCAATCTACATTGTTAGAGTTGCGTCATCCGGCGCTACTCCACTACCTAGGGAGCCTCTTTGTGCCCGAGAGAGGAGCGTTTTACCTACTACAGGAGTTTGCGAGAGGTAGCTCTCTACGATCTTACGTATCTCGTGCCATCAACATAGACGTTGCCCAGTTACGTAGTTACTTGCAAGGAATACTGCAAACACTGGCATACCTGCACGAACACTCCGTCGCTCATCAAGATCTCAGGGACTCGGATGTTTTTATCGACGGCGACGTCGTACGTGTGGCAAATTACAGTCTGCCGTATAAGTTAGCAGCATTGTGTCATGGAGTTCGAGCAAAGAAGATAAAAGGCGACGTGTATCAGCTAGGCCTGCTGGCACACACACTAGTGAAGGGTCAGAAAGAAGGAACCGACAACATAATTCCTTCAGACGACCACTTCCAAGACTTCCTGAGGCGCTGCTCGTATGAGCAAGAAGAGGATCGCTGGTCGTGCGACCAACTGCTTCCCCACCCCTTTATTATAGGAGAGACATCAATTTCCCCAGCCATTTCTGACGTTGTTGACTTTGGACCAGCTTTCCTTCTAAGCCATACAGCCCTAACATGCTCTCGTCTTCAAGCAGATTTTGACGTGCTGGGAGAGCTGGGCAGAGGTGGATTTGGTCGAGTGTTTAAAGTTCGCAGCAAGCTGGATCGTCGTACTTACGCTCTTAAACGCGTCAAATTCAATGCTCGGCGCAGTCGTTTTGACAAAGTAATTACGAGAGAAGTGAAGATCCTCTCGAGGTTGGACCATCCTAACATAGTTCGTTATTATGATTCATGGACAGAAGTGACCACCAAGGCTCCAGACCAAGGCAGTCCTAGTGTATCTAGCGACAGCACTGGTACATCCGAATCAGAGCATTGCTCTGGAAGTACGCCTCCTTCAGGCAGCAACGATGACGAAGTGGTGTTCGAAGCCAGCAAGAATAAAGACGTATCTGAAGACGAGACCCCTGTCACAGCATGCACTAACATGTGCATGTTCATCCTGCAGGAGTACTGTGAATACGGCACATTGCGAAATGCTATCGACAATAACCTCTACAAAGACCCGAAACGTGCGACTAGATACTCCCACGAAATTTTGGCAGGACTCGATCATATTCACGGGCTTGGAATCATACATCGTGATGTGAAACCTGACAATGTTCTCATCACTATGAATGACACTGTTAAGATTGCGGATTTTGGTCTAGCGGTACTGGCATCTGCTCCCGGGGGTGCAGTACCTGACCAGCGGTTTAGCGACATGTCCATTGCTAGCCGCCTGACTGGTGGCGTGGGTACGCCACCCTATCGTGCCCCCGAATTAGAGCAAACCGGGGTTGTGCACTATACTAAGGATGTTGACATGTACAGCTTCGGCGTCACGATGGTTGAGATGTTCAGCCCCCCAATGTTAACAGCTATGGAACGGCAGCAAGTGCTGGGAAGGGTGCGCAACAAACTGGTGAGGTTGCCGGCAGGCAACACGCTTACACCTTATCAACAAGCCTATGCTCTCTTTCTTTTGCTGCACAACCCAGCAATCCGTCCGTCTCCAGTATTTCTCTCACACGAGGATCCGAATCGTACAACGCACAGAGAACATATTCAGTTTAACAAGTTTGCGTGTGCCGTATACAAACTCTGTTCTCTCAAAATGTTATTACTTGCAGTCTTGGTCAGTATCTGTTGCTGGATACAATTGCACCGTAAACCACAGGTATCACAGTATTCTTTTGACTGGATAGTTTACTTTGCTTCTTGGATTTTGTTTTTAGCTTGCTGGTGTTGGATTGGTGTGCAAAGCTCGGTCATTTATATGCAAGGCCGTATCATTGGTTGGCAAAGCTGTATCATTGATCTGCAAAGCTGTTTCAGTTATCTGCAAGGCTGTTTCAGTGATCTGCAAGGCTGTTTCAGTGATCTGCAAGGCTGTTTCAGTGATCTGCAAGGCTGTTTCAGTGATCTGCAAGGCTGTTCCAGTGATCCGCAAGGCTGTTTCAGTGATCTGGAAGGCTGTTTCATTGATCTGCAGAGTTGTTTCAGTTGTGTGCAAGGCTGTTTCAGTGATCTGCGAGGCTGTTCCAGTGATCTGCAAGGCTATTTCATTGATCTGCAAGGCTATTTCATTTGTCTGCAAGGCTGTCTCAGTGATCTGCAACGCCGTTTCAGTGATCTGCAAGGCTGTCTCAGTGATCAGCAAGGCTGTGTCAGTGATCTGCGAGGCTGTTTCAGTGATCTGCAAGACTGTTTCACTAATCTGCACGCCTGTTTCCGTCTTCTGCAAAGCTGTTTCATTACGTTGCAAGGCTTTTTCAGTGATCGAAAGGCTCTTTCAGCTATCTGCGCGGCTGTTTTATTGATCCGCGAGGTTGTTTCATCGATCCGCAAGAATGTTTTATTGATCCGCAAGGATGTTTCAGTGATCCGCGAGGCTGTTTCATTGATCTGCAAGGGCAATCGCGCAACTGAGTTCTATACAAATAAATACACGTGA